One window of Perca fluviatilis chromosome 12, GENO_Pfluv_1.0, whole genome shotgun sequence genomic DNA carries:
- the LOC120570117 gene encoding trace amine-associated receptor 13c-like: MATLRGAELCFPQLNSSCKKPTLPHTEAMLIYVLLSSISLLTVALNLLVIISISHFRQLHTPTNLLLLSLAVSDLLVGLLLMPVEIIYIEACWFLGDIVCTLYYLVDYIITSASVANMVLISVDRYIAICYPMHYPTKVTKRRVQISVCLCWILSGFYRILLLHDHLEQPGRSSSCFGECVVVINYIEGVVDLVFTFIIPIIVIIVLYFRVFMVAVSQARVIRLQITALKAQRSGTVTAKKKEVKAARTIGVVIVVFLFCFCPYYFPTLAGQDTSVDASAAPFEIWLAHFNSCLNPVIYAFFYPWFRKSIELILTLQILKPGSRDAQILK, translated from the exons ATGGCGACCCTCCGAGGAGCTGAACTCTGTTTTCCACAGTTAAACTCCTCCTGCAAGAAGCCTACACTTCCACACACTGAGGCCATGCTGATTTATGTTCTGCTTTCAtccatctctctgctcactGTGGCTCTTAACCTGCTGGTCATCATCTCTATCTCCCACTTCAG gcagctccacacccccaccaacctcctcctcctctccctggcTGTCTCAGACCTCCTTGTGGGCCTCCTGCTGATGCCGGTTGAAATAATCTATATAGAGGCCTGCTGGTTTCTTGGTGACATTGTGTGCACTCTGTATTATCTTGTAGACTACATTATTACCTCTGCCTCAGTAGCCAATATGGTGCTCATATCAGTTGACCGCTATATAGCTATTTGTTACCCAATGCATTACCCCACCAAAGTCACAAAGAGAAGGGTGCAAatcagtgtttgtttgtgttggattTTGTCAGGTTTCTATCGGATTCTCCTTTTACATGATCACCTAGAACAGCCAGGCAGGTCCAGCTCCTGTTTTGGAGAGTGTGTGGTTGTGATCAATTACATTGAAGGAGTTGTTGACcttgtttttacttttattatacCCATTATTGTCATCATAGTTCTGTATTTCAGAGTGTTTAtggtggctgtgtctcaggctcgAGTCATTCGGCTTCAAATTACGGCTTTAAAAGCCCAGCGTTCAGGGACTGTTACTGCGAAGAAAAAAGAGGTGAAAGCAGCTAGGACCATTGGTGTTGTTAtagtagtttttttgttttgtttctgtccgTACTATTTCCCCACTCTGGCAGGCCAAGACACTTCAGTCGATGCTTCAGCTGCACCCTTTGAGATCTGGCTGGCACACTTTAACTCCTGTTTGAACCCTGTCATTTATGCCTTTTTCTACCCCTGGTTCAGAAAATCTATTGAGCTCATCCTGACACTGCAGATACTGAAGCCTGGCTCCCGTGATGCTCAAATACTAAAGTGA
- the LOC120570118 gene encoding trace amine-associated receptor 13c-like: protein MKSQKKTSLLLFSLGMQLERVDHCFPQLNLSCRKPDPPHSGAVLIYILLAFISLLTAALNLLVIISISHFRQLHTPTNLLLLSLAVSDFLVGLVVMPVEILLTKTCWILGDLMCVLYYMIPGILITASTGNIVLISVDRYLAICDPLHYPTKLTLKVATICLLLCWIYSFVYIIIIMNENLKQPGKYISCYGECVVNITGAADIAVSFIIPITVIIVLYMRVFVVALSQARAMRSHIATVSLKHCKTVKVKKSEIKAARTLGVLVVVYLMCYCPYYCVSLSGQNILLGSSVVGFMIFLIYFNSCLNPIIYAIFYPWFKKTIRLIVTLQILQPGSREAQIL, encoded by the exons ATGAAGTCGCAGAAGAAGA cttctctcctcctcttctctctgggGATGCAGTTGGAAAGAGTTGATCACTGCTTTCCACAACTCAACTTATCCTGCAGGAAGCCAGATCCTCCTCACTCTGGTGCTGTACTTATTTATATTCTGCTGGCCTTCATCTCTCTGCTCACTGCAGCTCTCAACCTGCTGGTCATCATCTCTATCTCACACTTCAG GCAGCTCCACACTCCCaccaacctcctcctcctctctctggctgtctcagatTTTCTTGTGGGCCTCGTGGTGATGCCAGTAGAAATCCTCCTGACAAAGACCTGCTGGATCCTAGGTGACCTCATGTGTGTGCTGTATTACATGATACCAGGTATCTTAATCACTGCCTCCACAGGAAACATTGTGCTCATTTCTGTTGACCGCTATTTGGCAATTTGTGACCCACTGCATTACCCCACCAAACTCACTCTAAAAGTTGCTACAATATGTCTTTTACTGTGTTGGATTTATTCTTTTGTctatatcattattattatgaatgAAAACCTGAAGCAGCCAGGCAAGTATATTTCCTGCTATGGAGAGTGTGTGGTCAACATTACAGGAGCTGCTGATATTGCGGTCAGCTTCATTATTCCCATTACTGTCATCATTGTTTTGTACATGAGAGTATTCGTGGTGGCTTTGTCTCAAGCTCGAGCAATGAGGTCCCACATTGCAACTGTCTCACTCAAGCATTGCAAGACTGTTAAAGTTAAGAAATCTGAGATTAAAGCAGCCAGGACGCTTGGTGTTCTCGTAGTTGTGTATTTGATGTGTTACTGTCCTTATTACTGCGTCAGTCTCTCAGGCCAAAATATCTTGCTCGGTTCTTCAGTTGTGGGCTTTATgatttttctgatttattttaaTTCCTGCCTAAACCCAATCATCTATGCTATTTTCTACCcctggtttaaaaaaactattagACTTATTGTTACATTGCagatactgcagcctggctccCGTGAGGCCCAGATACTGTAA